One Novipirellula galeiformis DNA segment encodes these proteins:
- the tssF gene encoding type VI secretion system baseplate subunit TssF, with protein sequence MDPRLLSYYNTELQHLREMGAEFAKQYPKVAGRLSLDEFECADPYVERLLEGFAFLTSRIQLKLDAEHADLTGHLLDVVYPNYLAPLPSMTMVRLQPDMQQASLREGHVIPRQTSLRGLLGRGDQTACEYRTAHETTLWPIELTEAGYFSRSAAAIDLPSQLRDVKASIRLTLKTPGIPFQKLAIDELPIFITGSEHLPMVLYEQILSQTQAVVIRPAGPKPAWQRVLHPGSVTAHGFQPAEALLPVSAPSFQGYRLLQEYFAFPQRFMFVMLQGLRDALRTAEEDVIEVIFTLNRSTEGLDGRISASNFALFCTPAINLFPKVTDRIHLNDHDHEHHVVPDRTRSLDYEVFSVEKVTGYGAQDREGQDFHPFYASFDVEDESPSSAASYFTTRRRPRLLSSRERRLGSRSSYLGDDVFLSLVDADQSPYRHDLRQLRVQTLCTNRDLPLQMPLGVGETDFSLTIGAPVSSVICVAGPSRPVPSRSHESGNLLWQLVSSLTLNYLSLSDLPDGRGAMAIRDLLKLFVVPHDTVMQRQVEGVRSIRSERVVRRVPLPGPTTFARGLKIDLQMDESAFDGSGPFLLASVLKEFFAKYVTMNSFAETVFHSTTRGEIKRWPAKIGTRPLM encoded by the coding sequence ATGGATCCCAGACTGCTGAGCTACTACAACACCGAACTGCAACATCTTCGCGAGATGGGTGCGGAGTTCGCGAAGCAATACCCCAAGGTTGCCGGTCGGCTCTCTCTTGATGAATTCGAGTGCGCGGACCCCTACGTTGAACGTCTGTTAGAAGGCTTCGCGTTTCTGACCTCGCGGATCCAATTGAAGTTGGATGCCGAACACGCGGATTTGACGGGGCATCTTCTCGATGTCGTCTATCCAAACTACTTGGCACCGCTGCCTTCGATGACGATGGTGCGTTTGCAACCTGACATGCAGCAAGCCTCGCTAAGGGAGGGGCATGTCATTCCTCGGCAAACGTCACTGCGCGGGTTGCTCGGGCGCGGGGACCAAACCGCTTGTGAATACCGTACCGCCCATGAGACGACGTTGTGGCCGATCGAGTTAACCGAGGCGGGCTATTTTTCCCGTTCCGCTGCCGCGATTGACCTTCCTTCGCAACTGCGCGACGTCAAAGCCAGCATTCGGTTGACGTTGAAAACGCCCGGCATTCCCTTTCAAAAACTCGCCATCGATGAGCTGCCGATTTTCATCACGGGCAGCGAGCATTTGCCGATGGTTCTTTACGAACAAATCCTCTCGCAAACGCAAGCCGTCGTGATTCGTCCGGCCGGCCCCAAACCGGCTTGGCAACGTGTGCTTCATCCGGGCAGCGTCACCGCCCATGGTTTCCAGCCCGCCGAAGCCTTGTTGCCTGTCTCGGCACCCTCGTTCCAGGGCTATCGATTGCTGCAGGAATACTTTGCCTTTCCGCAGCGATTCATGTTCGTGATGCTTCAAGGATTACGTGATGCGTTGCGCACGGCCGAAGAAGATGTCATCGAGGTCATCTTTACGCTGAATCGGTCAACCGAAGGGTTGGACGGACGGATCAGCGCCTCGAATTTCGCTCTCTTTTGCACTCCCGCAATCAACCTGTTTCCCAAAGTGACCGATCGAATTCATCTGAACGACCATGATCATGAACATCATGTCGTTCCCGATCGAACACGGTCACTGGACTACGAGGTTTTCTCAGTCGAAAAGGTGACGGGGTACGGTGCTCAAGACCGCGAGGGGCAAGACTTTCACCCCTTCTATGCCTCGTTCGACGTGGAGGACGAGTCGCCATCCTCTGCGGCTTCCTACTTTACGACCCGTCGTCGTCCCCGATTGTTATCGTCGCGAGAAAGACGCCTCGGATCAAGATCGAGTTACTTAGGCGATGATGTTTTTCTCTCGCTTGTCGACGCGGACCAATCGCCGTATCGGCACGACCTAAGACAGCTGCGAGTCCAAACGCTTTGCACCAACCGTGACTTGCCATTGCAAATGCCTCTCGGGGTGGGTGAAACCGATTTTAGTCTGACGATCGGTGCGCCGGTTTCAAGTGTGATTTGTGTCGCGGGGCCGAGTCGCCCCGTGCCCTCTCGCTCTCATGAATCAGGGAACTTGCTATGGCAATTAGTCAGTAGCTTGACACTCAACTATTTGTCATTGTCGGACTTGCCGGACGGCCGAGGTGCCATGGCCATTCGTGATCTCTTGAAGCTGTTTGTGGTGCCCCATGATACGGTCATGCAACGCCAAGTCGAAGGTGTACGATCGATTCGGTCCGAACGGGTTGTACGGCGAGTCCCGTTGCCTGGCCCGACGACATTCGCCCGTGGATTGAAGATTGATTTACAAATGGACGAATCCGCATTCGATGGCAGCGGCCCGTTTTTATTAGCCAGCGTCTTGAAGGAGTTTTTTGCCAAGTATGTCACCATGAACTCGTTTGCCGAGACCGTTTTCCATAGCACCACACGAGGAGAAATCAAACGATGGCCAGCGAAAATCGGAACAAGGCCGTTGATGTAA
- a CDS encoding type VI secretion system accessory protein TagJ yields the protein MSAAEALQRGDLGQALLELKAEIRAEPQNASLRIFLFQLLAVNGEWQKAMTQLQLCGQLDPAAELMVTAYTAAIQCERLREEIFAGKRTPLVLGEPEPWVAWMIQAQSMQSQGQSDVAEELRAKAFDAAPTTSGRLEFRASGKGSEEQRESAEFAWLADADLSLGPILECMLDGRYYWVPINHMESMRIEPPTDLRDMVWLPTQFTWVGGGQQLGFIPTRYQGSEASDDDAIRLARRTEWISDKNGFESGRGQRLLTTDQSEFGLLDLREIVFAVDDTQPASSGVDGDG from the coding sequence ATGTCCGCAGCTGAAGCCTTGCAGCGAGGCGACCTTGGGCAAGCTCTGTTGGAATTGAAGGCAGAAATTCGAGCGGAACCTCAAAACGCAAGTCTGCGAATCTTCTTGTTTCAGCTGTTAGCGGTCAACGGAGAGTGGCAAAAGGCGATGACCCAACTGCAGTTGTGTGGTCAACTCGATCCGGCTGCTGAATTGATGGTCACCGCCTATACCGCGGCGATCCAATGCGAGCGATTGCGCGAAGAAATTTTCGCAGGCAAGCGAACCCCGCTTGTGCTTGGCGAACCGGAGCCTTGGGTTGCTTGGATGATCCAAGCGCAGTCGATGCAGTCACAAGGTCAGTCGGATGTTGCAGAGGAATTGCGAGCGAAGGCCTTTGACGCCGCCCCAACGACCTCGGGACGACTTGAATTTCGAGCTTCGGGAAAAGGCAGCGAGGAACAACGCGAATCGGCTGAATTTGCCTGGTTGGCCGATGCCGACTTGTCCTTGGGCCCGATCCTCGAATGCATGCTAGATGGACGCTATTACTGGGTTCCAATCAATCACATGGAATCGATGCGGATTGAGCCGCCAACGGACCTTCGCGATATGGTCTGGTTGCCGACCCAATTCACCTGGGTCGGCGGTGGTCAGCAACTGGGTTTCATCCCGACTCGCTACCAAGGATCTGAAGCAAGCGACGACGATGCGATCCGATTAGCGCGTCGCACCGAGTGGATCTCGGATAAAAACGGTTTCGAATCGGGACGCGGACAACGACTCCTGACAACCGATCAATCTGAATTTGGGTTGCTGGATTTACGTGAAATCGTGTTCGCGGTGGATGACACGCAACCGGCGTCCAGCGGAGTTGATGGCGATGGCTGA
- the tssE gene encoding type VI secretion system baseplate subunit TssE: MADLTNRERLQPSLLDRLTDNEPQKRSESRDDRVLSVDRLKQCVLRDLEWLLNTENLCSPVDFGRYPEIQSSVLNFGRPALSGKAGSTVDLKQLQSQIHQAILSFEPRIIADTLQILIQYDDDVQSNNSLRFEIRGQLFAQPLPLSLFLRTDVDLESGVIHVIEE; encoded by the coding sequence ATGGCTGATTTAACCAACCGCGAGCGGTTGCAACCATCCCTGCTCGATCGATTAACCGACAACGAACCGCAGAAACGATCCGAATCGCGGGACGACCGCGTCCTGTCGGTCGATCGCTTGAAGCAATGTGTGCTGCGTGATTTGGAATGGCTTCTCAATACCGAGAACCTTTGCTCACCGGTGGACTTTGGACGCTACCCCGAAATACAGTCGTCCGTGCTGAATTTCGGACGGCCCGCCTTGTCAGGTAAAGCGGGATCCACGGTCGATCTGAAGCAATTGCAAAGTCAAATTCATCAAGCGATTCTTAGCTTCGAGCCGAGAATCATCGCAGACACGCTTCAAATTCTGATTCAGTACGACGACGACGTCCAGTCCAATAACTCATTACGATTCGAGATCCGGGGGCAACTGTTTGCACAGCCGTTGCCACTTTCGCTATTTTTGCGGACCGATGTGGATCTTGAGAGCGGCGTGATTCATGTGATCGAGGAGTGA
- the tssG gene encoding type VI secretion system baseplate subunit TssG, whose product MASENRNKAVDVSLYDEIRATPYRFGFQLTLRRLDCIHHDRPPTGLSKRACDEPLRLGQTPGLDFAPANLQACELTPDGERYVLRSRFLGMFGPNAPLPLHLTEYARDRMRRHHDDTFSQFMDLFHHRLLSLFYRAWATGQPTVHMDRADTDRFSAYVGSMIGHGTDSFRNRDAVSDHAKLSFAGRIASQPRNAEGLQAMLAAFFHMPCEIQQFSGHWMSLPADCRTHLGGFAESTTLGQSALCGDRIWDTQSKFRVVFGPVELDQFCRLLPGQAGLKRLIALVRNYVGDELLWDIQLKLKRESIPQIQLGQQGQLGWTSFLTSGAADADSVAAVFTPND is encoded by the coding sequence ATGGCCAGCGAAAATCGGAACAAGGCCGTTGATGTAAGTCTCTACGATGAAATTCGTGCTACGCCCTACCGTTTCGGATTTCAACTTACGCTGCGCCGACTCGATTGCATTCATCATGACCGTCCGCCGACCGGGTTATCTAAGCGCGCCTGCGACGAACCGCTGCGTTTGGGTCAAACGCCCGGCTTGGACTTTGCCCCCGCCAACCTGCAAGCCTGTGAGCTGACGCCGGATGGGGAACGCTATGTCTTGCGAAGTCGTTTTTTGGGAATGTTTGGTCCCAATGCCCCGTTGCCACTGCACCTGACCGAGTACGCTCGAGACCGAATGCGGCGGCATCACGACGACACGTTTTCGCAATTCATGGACTTGTTCCATCATCGTCTACTCTCGCTGTTCTATCGGGCTTGGGCGACGGGCCAACCGACCGTGCATATGGATCGGGCGGACACCGATCGATTTTCCGCCTACGTTGGCTCGATGATTGGCCATGGGACCGATTCGTTTCGTAACCGCGACGCGGTCTCTGATCACGCTAAGCTTTCCTTTGCCGGTCGAATCGCGAGCCAACCTCGAAATGCCGAAGGATTGCAGGCAATGCTCGCGGCGTTCTTTCACATGCCTTGTGAAATCCAACAATTTTCAGGTCACTGGATGAGTCTGCCGGCCGATTGCCGTACTCATTTGGGCGGCTTTGCCGAATCCACGACCCTCGGGCAATCCGCACTGTGCGGAGACCGTATTTGGGATACGCAATCTAAATTCCGAGTGGTCTTTGGGCCCGTCGAACTCGACCAATTCTGTCGACTCCTGCCTGGCCAGGCTGGACTAAAACGATTGATCGCCCTGGTTCGCAATTACGTCGGTGATGAATTGCTCTGGGACATACAACTGAAACTAAAGCGGGAGTCGATTCCGCAAATACAACTCGGCCAACAGGGGCAACTCGGTTGGACCTCCTTCTTGACTAGCGGAGCGGCGGATGCCGATTCCGTTGCTGCCGTCTTCACCCCCAACGATTAA